In one Achromobacter spanius genomic region, the following are encoded:
- the gcvH gene encoding glycine cleavage system protein GcvH, producing the protein MSLPTDRKYTPSHEWVKAEGDVFVVGITDTAQDQLGDLVFVGDVNVGAKLKAGETAGVVESVKAASDIYAPVDGEIVAFNDELENNPSLINESAFTTWIFKIKPVNAADADKLLDAAGYEAVANG; encoded by the coding sequence ATGAGCCTGCCCACCGATCGCAAGTACACCCCGTCCCACGAATGGGTCAAAGCTGAAGGCGACGTGTTCGTCGTCGGCATCACCGACACCGCCCAGGACCAATTGGGCGACCTGGTTTTCGTTGGCGACGTGAATGTCGGCGCCAAGCTGAAGGCGGGCGAAACCGCCGGCGTGGTCGAGTCGGTCAAGGCCGCTTCCGACATCTACGCCCCGGTCGACGGTGAAATCGTCGCTTTCAACGACGAACTGGAAAACAACCCCAGCCTGATCAACGAATCGGCCTTCACCACCTGGATCTTCAAGATCAAGCCGGTCAACGCCGCCGACGCCGACAAGCTGCTGGACGCCGCCGGCTACGAAGCCGTCGCCAACGGTTAA
- a CDS encoding ZIP family metal transporter: MNTFSRHRVRPAATSISVWTLAVLVSCLALHQLWAYLDVRAPHVADALLGGLVAAAATALGTLPILFARTIPQKVQDSMFGFGAGVMLAACAFSLVAPGIAAAESQGMGPWGAGLTVGAAILLGAAVLLIMDRTLPHEHFIKGREGIESRRIRRAWLFVIAITLHNLPEGLAIGVGFAGGDPVAGTALATGIAIQDVPEGLVVAVALLAAGYTRTFAVALGMLSGLVEPLGAVLGAAIVGWSAMLLPWGLGFAAGAMLFVISHEIIPESHRKGHEVYATCGLMLGFVLMMLLDTALG; encoded by the coding sequence ATGAACACCTTCAGTCGTCATCGCGTGCGTCCCGCGGCCACCAGCATCAGTGTCTGGACGCTGGCGGTCTTGGTGTCATGCCTGGCTTTGCACCAGTTGTGGGCTTATCTGGATGTGCGCGCGCCGCACGTAGCTGACGCCTTGCTGGGCGGCCTGGTGGCCGCCGCCGCCACCGCGCTGGGCACCTTGCCCATTCTGTTCGCCCGCACCATTCCGCAAAAGGTCCAGGACAGCATGTTCGGCTTCGGCGCTGGCGTCATGCTGGCGGCCTGCGCGTTTTCGCTGGTGGCCCCGGGCATCGCGGCGGCCGAAAGCCAGGGCATGGGCCCGTGGGGCGCGGGGCTGACGGTGGGGGCGGCCATTCTGTTGGGCGCCGCCGTGCTGCTCATCATGGACCGCACGCTGCCGCACGAACACTTCATCAAGGGGCGCGAAGGCATCGAGTCGCGCCGCATTCGCCGGGCCTGGCTGTTCGTCATCGCCATCACCCTGCATAACCTGCCCGAAGGCCTGGCCATCGGGGTCGGCTTTGCGGGCGGCGATCCGGTGGCCGGCACCGCGCTGGCTACCGGCATCGCCATCCAGGACGTTCCCGAAGGGTTGGTCGTGGCGGTGGCGTTGCTGGCAGCCGGCTACACGCGAACCTTCGCCGTGGCGCTGGGGATGTTGTCGGGGCTGGTCGAGCCGCTGGGCGCCGTGCTGGGCGCCGCCATCGTGGGCTGGTCGGCGATGCTGCTGCCCTGGGGTCTGGGATTCGCGGCTGGCGCCATGCTGTTTGTCATCAGCCATGAAATCATTCCCGAATCGCACCGCAAGGGGCACGAGGTCTACGCCACTTGCGGGCTGATGCTGGGCTTTGTGCTGATGATGTTGCTGGACACGGCGCTGGGATAG
- a CDS encoding superoxide dismutase, whose translation MPYTLPTLPYAYDALEPHIDAMTMEIHYSKHHQTYVTSLNAALDSAGISTEEPVEALVARLDQLPEAIRGAVRNHGGGHANHSLFWSVMSPEGGGEPDGALAAAIDAELGGMAAFREAFTKAALTRFGSGWAWLSVTPAGKLVVESSANQDSPLMQGNTPILGLDVWEHAYYLKYQNRRPEYIGAFYNVVNWSEVARRYAAAKG comes from the coding sequence ATGCCCTATACCCTTCCGACGCTGCCCTACGCCTATGACGCCCTGGAGCCTCACATCGACGCGATGACGATGGAGATCCACTACAGCAAGCATCATCAAACCTACGTCACCAGCCTGAATGCGGCGCTGGATAGCGCGGGCATCAGCACGGAAGAGCCTGTTGAAGCCCTGGTCGCGCGCCTGGACCAATTGCCCGAAGCCATACGCGGCGCGGTGCGCAACCATGGCGGCGGGCACGCCAACCACAGCTTGTTCTGGTCCGTCATGTCGCCCGAAGGCGGCGGTGAGCCTGATGGCGCGCTGGCCGCCGCCATCGATGCCGAACTGGGCGGCATGGCTGCTTTCCGCGAGGCCTTCACCAAAGCCGCCCTGACCCGCTTTGGCAGCGGCTGGGCCTGGCTTTCGGTCACGCCCGCCGGCAAGCTGGTGGTGGAAAGCAGCGCCAACCAGGACAGCCCGCTGATGCAGGGCAACACCCCGATCCTGGGTCTGGACGTCTGGGAACACGCCTATTACCTCAAGTACCAAAACCGTCGTCCTGAATACATAGGCGCCTTTTACAATGTCGTGAATTGGTCCGAAGTGGCTCGCCGCTATGCGGCTGCGAAGGGCTAA
- the gcvT gene encoding glycine cleavage system aminomethyltransferase GcvT has protein sequence MSATLKRTPLADEHIASGARMVDFGGWDMPLAYGSQLEEHHAVRQDAGMFDVSHMLNVDVAGPDAFAFLQRLVANDVAKLTVPGKALYSCMLNPQGGVIDDLIIYFFAADEWRVVVNAGTADKDVAWMQRVKQAGNFDVAITPRCDLAMVAVQGPNARAKVWAARPAWQAATEPLTPFVAARVGDDTLVARTGYTGEDGFEIVLPAADVVQLWRDLAAQGVRPAGLGARDTLRLEAGMNLYGQDMDELTQPDQAGLTWTVSLKNAERRFIGRDALEQFATPAAFVGLKLQERGVMRAHMAVRTPAGTGELTSGTMSPTLGVSIGFARLPQGVRPGDTVEVDIRGKWVPALVCKLPFVRNGKAVEHS, from the coding sequence ATGTCCGCAACCCTCAAACGCACCCCGCTGGCCGACGAACACATCGCTTCCGGCGCCCGAATGGTCGACTTCGGCGGCTGGGACATGCCCTTGGCCTACGGCTCGCAGCTTGAAGAGCACCACGCGGTGCGCCAGGACGCCGGCATGTTCGACGTGTCGCACATGCTGAATGTCGATGTCGCTGGCCCGGACGCCTTCGCCTTCCTGCAACGCCTGGTCGCCAATGACGTCGCCAAGCTGACCGTGCCCGGCAAGGCGCTGTATTCCTGCATGCTGAACCCGCAGGGCGGCGTTATCGACGACCTGATCATCTATTTCTTCGCCGCCGACGAATGGCGCGTGGTGGTCAACGCCGGCACCGCCGACAAAGACGTGGCCTGGATGCAGCGCGTGAAGCAGGCCGGCAATTTTGACGTTGCCATCACCCCGCGCTGCGACCTGGCCATGGTGGCCGTGCAGGGCCCCAACGCCCGCGCCAAGGTCTGGGCCGCGCGCCCGGCCTGGCAGGCCGCTACCGAACCCCTGACTCCCTTCGTCGCCGCCCGCGTGGGCGACGACACGCTGGTTGCGCGCACCGGCTACACCGGCGAAGACGGCTTTGAAATCGTCCTGCCCGCCGCCGACGTCGTGCAACTGTGGCGCGACCTTGCCGCCCAGGGCGTACGCCCGGCGGGCCTGGGCGCGCGCGACACGCTGCGCCTGGAAGCCGGCATGAACCTGTACGGCCAAGACATGGACGAGCTGACCCAGCCCGACCAGGCCGGCCTGACCTGGACCGTGTCCTTGAAGAACGCCGAGCGCCGCTTCATCGGCCGCGACGCGCTAGAACAATTCGCCACCCCCGCCGCCTTTGTCGGCCTGAAGCTGCAAGAGCGCGGCGTGATGCGCGCCCACATGGCCGTGCGCACACCCGCCGGCACGGGTGAGCTCACCAGCGGCACCATGTCGCCCACGCTGGGCGTGTCGATCGGCTTTGCCCGCCTGCCGCAAGGTGTGCGTCCGGGCGACACGGTCGAAGTCGATATCCGTGGCAAATGGGTGCCCGCCCTGGTCTGCAAGCTGCCTTTTGTTCGTAACGGCAAAGCCGTCGAACACTCGTAA